A genomic stretch from Nocardia wallacei includes:
- a CDS encoding DUF6912 family protein, whose protein sequence is MPASSESGKPAGDRKLRVYVPATVPMLRELVADRELRAINDTAFAVTPALREAYASGDDEELAEVAMGEAARAALRLLAEEREAASAPAGDDGPYSGPVYRRAVIAADVTGAALRPDLDDAVVRLSGPIAYNRIASVHVDLAEAEPAVAKAVDVVDAADLGDEDAEFVLGDAEDHQLAWYATQELPFLLELM, encoded by the coding sequence GTGCCTGCGTCCAGTGAGTCCGGCAAGCCCGCGGGTGACCGGAAGCTACGCGTCTACGTTCCGGCGACCGTCCCGATGCTGCGCGAGCTGGTGGCCGACCGGGAGCTCCGCGCGATCAACGACACGGCGTTCGCGGTGACCCCGGCGCTGCGCGAGGCCTACGCCTCCGGCGACGACGAGGAACTGGCCGAGGTCGCGATGGGCGAGGCCGCCCGGGCGGCGCTGCGCCTGCTCGCCGAGGAGCGCGAGGCGGCCAGCGCGCCCGCGGGTGACGACGGCCCCTATTCCGGGCCGGTCTACCGCCGCGCGGTGATCGCCGCCGACGTCACCGGCGCCGCGCTGCGCCCCGACCTGGACGACGCCGTAGTCCGGCTGTCCGGCCCGATCGCCTACAACCGGATCGCCTCCGTGCACGTCGACCTCGCCGAGGCCGAACCGGCCGTGGCCAAGGCCGTGGACGTCGTGGACGCCGCGGATCTGGGCGACGAGGACGCCGAGTTCGTGCTCGGCGACGCCGAGGACCATCAACTGGCCTGGTACGCCACTCAGGAGCTGCCGTTCCTGCTGGAACTGATGTGA
- the lpqB gene encoding MtrAB system accessory lipoprotein LpqB: MSDRFAPPRRPAPRRPSDHPGRWVRAVLAVALAGVLASSGCANLPDNSAPQALGTLDRQTPSQTSLSPAAGRDPDLLVRDFLQATADPANHHQTARQYLTPQAAQGWDDAARTVIVEKPDTLRLSRTADAATYQIRAHKIGELDADGSYHASDMTFETPIEMTRVDGEWRISELSSDLGVVIDSNAFDKMYERYSLYFSNAAGTSMVPDLRWNAIRKDQLTQWLLKLLAEGPRAALAPAVRNVLSGPVSVHGPPVKPNGDTEGVGIGLGGVQIDFTGASGLDQHNRELLAAQVVSTLSGAGVLGPYFLLGDGKPLDERFAVTGWQVADVSAYSPNANAHNKIGLHAVRDGSLVKVLDNGFEPTPGYFGEARNLQSVGLSQDGQFVAAVADTGRPAPQPAKTLVIGNYDGNVFPVAEGNSFTRPSWTVDGSSAWAVQDGERVIRAVHDRSTGTVSVQDVDTSALFAPPPSLSDPPLRLPITELRISRTGARAALIAGGRVFVAVVVPQPGGKYSLASPSPVAVSLGTSAVSLDWLGGDNLLIGRDSTTEPVETAFIDGSQPTPLTSQNLTYPIRVVSASPEIQYVVDQRAVMQLQSEGPRAERFWREVQGLGASAVPVLPG, encoded by the coding sequence ATGAGCGACCGGTTCGCCCCGCCACGAAGGCCCGCACCGCGGCGGCCCTCCGATCACCCCGGTCGCTGGGTCCGCGCGGTGCTCGCCGTCGCGCTGGCAGGCGTGCTGGCATCGTCGGGGTGCGCGAATCTGCCGGACAACTCGGCCCCGCAGGCGCTGGGCACCTTGGATCGCCAAACTCCGTCGCAGACCTCGTTGTCCCCGGCCGCCGGTCGCGATCCGGACCTGTTGGTGCGCGATTTCCTGCAGGCTACAGCGGATCCGGCCAACCACCACCAGACCGCCCGGCAGTATCTGACGCCGCAGGCCGCCCAGGGCTGGGACGACGCCGCCCGAACGGTGATCGTCGAGAAACCCGACACGCTGCGGCTGTCGAGGACCGCCGACGCCGCGACCTATCAGATTCGGGCGCACAAGATCGGTGAGCTGGACGCCGACGGGTCCTATCACGCCTCCGACATGACTTTCGAGACTCCGATCGAAATGACCCGGGTCGATGGTGAGTGGCGGATCAGCGAGCTGTCGTCCGACCTGGGCGTGGTGATCGACAGCAACGCGTTCGACAAGATGTACGAGCGGTATTCGCTCTACTTCTCCAATGCGGCCGGGACCTCGATGGTGCCCGATCTGCGCTGGAACGCGATCCGCAAGGATCAGCTCACGCAGTGGCTGCTGAAGCTGTTGGCCGAGGGGCCGCGAGCGGCATTGGCGCCGGCGGTGCGCAATGTGCTGTCCGGGCCGGTGTCCGTGCACGGGCCGCCCGTCAAGCCCAACGGGGACACCGAGGGCGTGGGTATCGGCCTGGGCGGTGTCCAGATCGACTTCACCGGTGCGTCCGGCCTGGATCAGCACAACAGGGAATTGCTGGCCGCGCAGGTGGTTTCGACATTGTCCGGCGCCGGCGTTCTCGGGCCGTATTTCCTGCTGGGTGACGGCAAACCCCTCGACGAGCGATTCGCCGTCACCGGTTGGCAGGTCGCGGATGTCAGTGCCTACAGTCCGAACGCCAACGCGCACAACAAGATCGGCTTACACGCGGTCCGCGACGGTTCCTTGGTCAAGGTACTCGACAACGGGTTCGAGCCGACGCCGGGCTACTTCGGTGAGGCACGTAATCTGCAGTCGGTCGGGTTGTCGCAGGACGGGCAATTCGTCGCGGCCGTGGCGGATACCGGCCGACCCGCCCCCCAGCCCGCCAAGACGCTGGTGATCGGCAACTATGACGGCAATGTCTTCCCGGTCGCGGAGGGCAATTCCTTCACCCGCCCGTCCTGGACGGTCGACGGAAGTTCGGCGTGGGCCGTCCAGGACGGCGAACGCGTGATCCGCGCTGTGCACGACCGCAGTACCGGCACCGTATCGGTACAGGACGTCGACACGTCCGCTTTGTTCGCGCCGCCGCCTTCCCTGTCCGATCCTCCGCTGCGGCTGCCGATCACCGAATTGCGAATCTCCCGGACCGGTGCCAGGGCGGCGCTCATCGCCGGTGGCCGGGTATTCGTGGCCGTGGTGGTGCCGCAGCCCGGCGGCAAGTACTCCCTGGCCTCGCCGTCGCCGGTCGCCGTCAGCCTCGGCACGTCCGCGGTCTCGCTGGACTGGCTCGGCGGTGACAACCTCCTGATCGGGCGAGACAGCACCACCGAGCCGGTCGAGACCGCGTTCATCGATGGCTCGCAACCGACTCCGCTGACGAGCCAGAACCTGACCTATCCGATTCGGGTGGTGAGCGCGTCGCCCGAAATCCAGTACGTGGTCGACCAGCGTGCGGTGATGCAACTACAGTCCGAGGGACCCCGCGCGGAGCGCTTCTGGCGCGAGGTCCAAGGGCTCGGCGCCAGCGCCGTTCCCGTCCTGCCCGGTTAG
- a CDS encoding fatty acid desaturase family protein, protein MAITDIKAFAHLTAADIETLGQELDAIRRDVELSLGERDATYIRRTIRAQRMLEAAARATLFAGRNRWAWVAGTAMLSVAKIIENMELGHNISHGQWDWMNDPEIHSTTWEWDMTGPSAQWRRAHNYSHHTYTNVLGKDEDLGFGILRMTRDEEWKPLHLAQPAANLLLAATFEWGIALHDWSIDRELSGTPRWQVMSEPNRVFGRKIARQVGKDFVIYPALTGPGWKATLKANAAANLVRNLWAYAVIFCGHFPDGAEKFTIEQLEGETRGEWYLRQMLGSANFSAGPVMAFMSGNLCYQIEHHLFPDLPSNRYPEVARRVRELCDKYDLPYTTGSLGKQYLLAFRTIHKLALPDRFLRRTADDAPETSSERKFAGITLPALPSTEQWAESHWPVDPVTGQRRGLRSALAEAKVALKEKARKEKESLHEAKLALQDKARQEKKVLRQRALRERAIRRVRRRQRSN, encoded by the coding sequence GTGGCCATCACCGATATCAAGGCATTCGCCCATCTGACGGCGGCCGATATCGAGACCCTGGGGCAGGAACTCGACGCGATTCGCCGGGATGTCGAGCTATCGCTCGGCGAACGCGACGCGACCTACATCCGCCGCACCATCCGCGCCCAGCGCATGCTGGAGGCGGCCGCCCGCGCGACGTTGTTCGCGGGACGCAACCGGTGGGCCTGGGTGGCCGGTACCGCGATGCTCTCGGTCGCCAAGATCATCGAGAACATGGAGCTGGGGCACAACATCAGCCACGGGCAGTGGGACTGGATGAACGACCCGGAGATCCACTCCACCACCTGGGAGTGGGATATGACCGGGCCGTCGGCGCAGTGGCGGCGCGCGCACAACTACTCCCACCACACCTACACCAACGTGCTCGGCAAGGACGAGGACCTCGGCTTCGGGATCCTGCGGATGACCCGGGACGAGGAGTGGAAGCCGCTGCACCTGGCACAGCCGGCGGCGAACCTGCTGCTGGCCGCGACCTTCGAGTGGGGTATCGCGCTGCACGACTGGAGCATCGACAGGGAGCTGTCCGGCACGCCGCGCTGGCAGGTGATGTCGGAGCCGAACCGCGTGTTCGGACGCAAGATCGCCCGGCAGGTCGGCAAGGATTTCGTCATCTACCCGGCACTGACCGGCCCGGGATGGAAGGCGACGCTGAAGGCCAACGCCGCCGCCAACCTGGTTCGCAACCTGTGGGCTTACGCGGTCATCTTCTGCGGCCACTTCCCCGACGGCGCCGAGAAGTTCACCATCGAGCAACTGGAGGGCGAGACCCGCGGCGAGTGGTATCTGCGGCAGATGCTCGGCAGCGCGAACTTCTCCGCGGGCCCGGTGATGGCCTTCATGAGCGGAAATCTCTGCTATCAGATCGAGCATCACCTGTTCCCGGATCTGCCCAGCAACCGCTATCCGGAAGTCGCGCGCCGAGTCCGGGAGCTGTGCGACAAGTACGACCTGCCCTACACCACGGGCTCGCTGGGCAAGCAGTATCTGCTCGCCTTCCGCACCATCCACAAGCTGGCGCTGCCGGACCGGTTCCTGCGGCGCACCGCCGACGACGCCCCCGAGACCTCCTCGGAGCGCAAGTTCGCCGGGATCACCCTGCCCGCGCTGCCGAGCACCGAGCAGTGGGCCGAGTCCCACTGGCCCGTGGATCCGGTGACCGGGCAGCGGCGCGGGCTGCGCTCGGCGCTGGCCGAGGCGAAGGTGGCGCTGAAGGAGAAGGCGCGGAAGGAGAAGGAGTCGCTGCACGAGGCGAAACTGGCCCTGCAGGACAAGGCCCGGCAGGAGAAGAAGGTGCTGCGGCAACGGGCCTTGCGCGAGCGCGCGATCCGGCGGGTACGCCGACGTCAGCGGTCCAATTAA
- a CDS encoding ComF family protein codes for MPLDLILPRACGGCAKLGTLWCDDCAASLAGPPVRVRPRTDPGVPCWALGPYTGPARRAVLAAKEYGRRDLAAPLGLAVARGLDGLRARDRPLVLVPAPSRRAAARRRGGDPVARTVRVAASWLPDCRCAPVLATRRGVRDSVGLSREDRRHNLRDRVTAVGRALPAALRVLNAEVVLVDDVLTTGATAAEAVRTLARIGVAVRGVLVTCAA; via the coding sequence ATGCCGTTGGACCTGATTCTGCCGCGCGCGTGCGGCGGATGTGCGAAGCTCGGGACGCTCTGGTGCGACGACTGCGCCGCGAGCCTGGCCGGGCCGCCGGTCCGGGTGCGGCCGCGTACCGACCCCGGGGTGCCGTGCTGGGCGCTCGGCCCGTATACCGGGCCGGCGCGGCGCGCGGTGCTGGCGGCCAAGGAGTACGGCCGCCGCGACTTGGCCGCGCCGTTGGGGCTGGCCGTGGCGCGGGGGCTGGACGGGTTGCGCGCCCGCGACCGGCCGCTGGTGCTCGTGCCCGCGCCGAGCCGGCGGGCGGCCGCGCGGCGGCGCGGTGGCGATCCGGTGGCCCGGACCGTCCGGGTGGCCGCGAGTTGGCTGCCGGATTGCCGATGCGCGCCCGTGCTCGCTACACGGCGCGGCGTGCGTGATTCGGTCGGCCTGAGCCGCGAGGACCGGCGACACAATCTGCGCGACCGTGTCACCGCCGTCGGCCGGGCGTTGCCCGCCGCCCTGCGCGTGCTGAATGCCGAGGTGGTGCTCGTGGACGACGTCTTGACGACCGGTGCCACGGCCGCCGAGGCGGTCCGGACACTCGCCCGGATCGGCGTGGCGGTACGTGGCGTGTTGGTGACATGTGCTGCTTGA
- the bluB gene encoding 5,6-dimethylbenzimidazole synthase, whose product MAQPGIYDVIRQRRDVRAEFTGELVDDQTLLRILDAAHRAPSVGNSQPWDFVVVRDRGRLARFATHVARKRTKFRDALPPERARVFDPIKIEGIIESGTGVVVTHDDGRGGPQVLGRATVPETGLYSTILAIQNLWLAATAEGVGVGWVSFYDGPFLTDLIELPPGIRPVAWLCVGPVHEFQQTPDLERFGWRARRPLAEAVHWERFRR is encoded by the coding sequence TTGGCTCAACCCGGTATCTACGACGTAATTCGACAACGGCGCGACGTGCGCGCGGAATTCACCGGGGAACTGGTCGACGACCAGACGCTGCTGCGGATCCTCGACGCCGCGCACCGCGCACCGAGCGTCGGCAATTCGCAGCCGTGGGATTTCGTCGTCGTGCGGGACCGCGGACGGCTGGCGCGCTTCGCCACGCACGTCGCGCGGAAGCGCACCAAGTTCCGAGACGCGCTGCCGCCCGAGCGGGCCCGCGTCTTCGATCCGATCAAGATCGAGGGCATCATCGAGAGCGGCACCGGCGTCGTCGTCACCCACGACGACGGCCGCGGCGGGCCGCAGGTCCTCGGGCGGGCCACCGTCCCCGAAACCGGGCTCTACTCCACGATTCTCGCCATCCAGAACCTGTGGCTGGCCGCCACCGCCGAGGGCGTCGGCGTCGGCTGGGTGAGCTTCTACGACGGCCCGTTTCTCACCGACCTGATCGAGTTGCCGCCGGGCATCCGGCCGGTCGCGTGGCTGTGTGTCGGCCCGGTGCACGAGTTCCAGCAGACACCGGACCTGGAGCGCTTCGGTTGGCGCGCGCGCCGCCCACTCGCGGAGGCGGTCCACTGGGAACGCTTCCGGCGCTGA
- a CDS encoding acetyl-CoA C-acyltransferase, with amino-acid sequence MATQGARRAVIVSGVRTPFVRAFTDYTRMDSIDLADVAVAGLLERTALPKEQVQAIVWGGVILPSAAPNIAREIALDLKLDPGCEGHTVTRACASGLQAVTTAAAAIERGEYDIMIAGGSDSTSNAEVKLPQKMVHAAAPLALGKPKAKDYLSAVAQLAPFTDLLPRRPKIEERTTGEVMGESAEKMAGIHGVTRAAQDEFAARSHHRAAAAIESGRFDREVLEVVTPEGKSITRDGLVRANTSVEKLATLAPVFAENGTVTAGNASPLTDGAAAVLLMSEEKARELGLQPLAAFRSWSYVSVDPRDQVLIGPAISMPRALDKAGMSLADVDFVDIHEAFAAQTLSVLAALSSDEWAKTRLDRDTAVGEIDPAILNVHGGSVSLGHPFGATGARMVTTMANELALSGKSAALLGICAAGGIGASAVLERV; translated from the coding sequence ATGGCAACCCAGGGCGCTCGCCGTGCCGTCATCGTCTCCGGGGTCCGCACGCCGTTCGTGCGGGCGTTCACCGACTACACCCGGATGGACTCCATCGACCTGGCCGACGTGGCGGTCGCGGGGCTACTGGAACGGACCGCGTTGCCCAAAGAGCAGGTGCAGGCGATCGTGTGGGGCGGGGTCATCCTGCCCAGCGCGGCCCCGAACATCGCGCGGGAGATCGCCCTGGACCTGAAGCTGGACCCGGGCTGTGAGGGCCACACCGTGACCCGGGCCTGCGCGTCCGGGTTACAGGCGGTCACCACGGCGGCGGCCGCCATCGAGCGCGGCGAGTACGACATCATGATCGCCGGCGGCAGCGACTCGACCAGCAACGCCGAGGTCAAGTTGCCGCAGAAGATGGTGCACGCGGCGGCGCCGCTGGCCCTGGGCAAGCCGAAGGCCAAGGACTACCTGTCGGCGGTCGCGCAACTGGCGCCGTTCACCGATCTCCTGCCGCGCCGGCCGAAGATCGAGGAGCGCACCACCGGCGAGGTGATGGGGGAGTCGGCGGAGAAGATGGCCGGCATCCACGGTGTCACCCGCGCCGCGCAGGACGAGTTCGCCGCCCGCTCACACCACCGGGCCGCGGCGGCCATCGAGTCCGGCCGCTTCGACCGCGAGGTGCTGGAAGTCGTGACGCCGGAAGGGAAGTCGATCACTCGCGACGGCCTGGTGCGGGCCAACACCAGCGTCGAGAAGCTCGCGACCCTCGCGCCGGTGTTCGCCGAGAACGGCACCGTCACCGCCGGCAATGCCAGCCCGCTCACGGACGGGGCCGCCGCGGTGCTGCTGATGAGCGAGGAGAAGGCCCGCGAGCTGGGCCTGCAGCCGCTGGCCGCGTTCCGCTCCTGGAGCTACGTCAGCGTCGACCCGCGCGACCAGGTGCTGATCGGGCCTGCCATCTCCATGCCGCGCGCCCTCGACAAGGCCGGAATGTCGCTCGCCGACGTCGATTTCGTCGACATCCACGAGGCCTTCGCCGCCCAGACCCTGTCCGTGCTGGCCGCCCTGAGCAGTGACGAGTGGGCCAAGACCCGCCTCGACCGCGATACCGCTGTCGGTGAGATCGACCCGGCGATCCTGAACGTGCACGGCGGCTCGGTTTCCCTCGGGCACCCCTTCGGTGCCACGGGCGCCCGCATGGTCACCACCATGGCCAACGAACTCGCCCTCTCCGGGAAGAGCGCCGCCCTGCTCGGCATTTGCGCGGCAGGCGGCATCGGTGCGTCGGCGGTGCTGGAACGCGTCTGA
- a CDS encoding fatty acid desaturase family protein — MAISDVKEYAHLTPEDVEAIGAELDSIRREIEASRGERDAKYIRNVIRLQRALEISGRVVLFASFLPPAWLAGTALLSTAKIIENMEIGHNVMHGQWDWMNDPEVHSSTWEWDNVGPSEHWKITHNFLHHKYTNVLGMDDDIGYGLLRVTRDQRWSPFYLGQPVYNLLLQMFFEYGVAIQHLELGKVAKKKWPADSPERKQFEADRRLVLKKVGKQVAKDYLIFPLLTGPAFFSTLTANITANVVRNVWTNAVIFCGHFPDGAEKFTKADIDGETQGQWYLRQMLGSANISGGPLLHFMTGNLSHQIEHHLFPDLPSNRLAAIAVRVRELCDKYDLPYTTGSLPVQYAKSWRTIIKLSLPNKYLRRSADDAPETRSERVFGGAATIDPATGRRRGLRTALQEGRRRIARRAAAAVA, encoded by the coding sequence ATGGCGATCTCGGATGTCAAGGAATACGCCCACCTCACCCCCGAGGATGTGGAGGCCATCGGTGCCGAGCTGGATTCGATCCGGCGCGAGATCGAGGCGTCCCGTGGCGAGCGCGACGCCAAGTACATCCGCAATGTGATCCGGCTACAGCGCGCGCTCGAGATCTCCGGCCGCGTGGTGCTGTTCGCCAGCTTCCTGCCGCCGGCCTGGCTGGCCGGTACGGCGCTGCTGAGCACCGCCAAGATCATCGAGAACATGGAGATCGGCCACAACGTCATGCACGGCCAGTGGGATTGGATGAACGATCCCGAGGTCCACTCCTCGACGTGGGAATGGGACAACGTCGGCCCGTCGGAGCACTGGAAGATCACGCACAACTTCCTGCACCACAAGTACACCAACGTGCTGGGCATGGACGACGACATCGGCTACGGCCTGCTGCGCGTCACCCGCGACCAGCGCTGGTCGCCGTTCTATCTCGGCCAGCCGGTGTACAACCTGCTGCTGCAGATGTTCTTCGAATACGGCGTCGCGATCCAGCATCTGGAGCTGGGCAAGGTCGCCAAGAAGAAGTGGCCCGCCGACAGCCCGGAGCGCAAACAGTTCGAGGCGGACCGCCGCCTGGTGCTGAAGAAGGTCGGCAAGCAGGTCGCCAAGGACTACCTGATCTTCCCGCTGCTGACCGGCCCGGCGTTCTTCTCCACGCTGACGGCCAACATCACCGCCAATGTGGTGCGCAATGTGTGGACCAACGCGGTCATCTTCTGCGGCCACTTCCCCGACGGCGCCGAGAAGTTCACCAAGGCCGACATCGACGGTGAAACCCAGGGCCAGTGGTACCTGCGGCAGATGCTGGGCAGCGCCAATATCTCCGGTGGCCCGCTGCTGCACTTCATGACCGGCAACCTCTCGCACCAGATCGAGCATCACCTGTTCCCGGATCTGCCGAGCAACCGGCTCGCGGCGATCGCGGTGCGGGTGCGCGAGCTGTGCGACAAGTACGACCTGCCCTACACCACCGGGTCGCTGCCGGTGCAGTACGCCAAGTCGTGGCGCACCATCATCAAGCTGTCGCTGCCGAACAAGTACCTGCGCCGCAGCGCCGACGACGCCCCGGAGACCAGGTCCGAGCGCGTCTTCGGCGGTGCGGCCACGATCGACCCGGCCACCGGTCGCCGACGCGGGCTGCGCACGGCCCTGCAGGAGGGCCGTCGCCGGATCGCGCGCCGGGCCGCGGCGGCCGTCGCCTGA
- the hpf gene encoding ribosome hibernation-promoting factor, HPF/YfiA family, with amino-acid sequence MVKGRNVEVPDHFRIHVEEKLSRLERFDPSIYLFDVELFHERNRRQRKSCQRLEITVRGKGPVARSEACADSFYAALESAVEKLESRLRRSKDRRRVHYGEKTPLSVAEATATLVDEAAPVPVNGTATHEHRSEETESGEYAGPGHIVRTKVHPANPMSVDDALYQMELVGHDFFLFHDRETDRPSVVYRRHAFDYGLIRLA; translated from the coding sequence GTGGTGAAGGGCCGCAACGTCGAGGTTCCCGATCATTTCCGAATCCACGTGGAGGAGAAGCTCTCCCGGCTCGAGCGCTTCGATCCATCGATCTATCTGTTCGACGTCGAGCTGTTCCACGAACGCAATCGCCGCCAGCGCAAGAGTTGCCAGCGCCTGGAGATCACCGTGCGCGGCAAGGGACCGGTGGCCCGGTCCGAGGCCTGCGCGGACAGCTTCTACGCCGCCCTCGAGTCGGCCGTGGAGAAGCTGGAGAGCCGCCTGCGCCGCAGCAAGGACCGGCGGCGCGTGCACTACGGGGAGAAGACCCCCCTCTCGGTGGCCGAGGCCACGGCCACGCTGGTCGATGAGGCGGCACCGGTTCCGGTCAACGGGACCGCCACCCACGAACATCGTTCCGAGGAAACGGAATCCGGCGAGTACGCCGGTCCGGGCCACATCGTCCGGACGAAGGTGCATCCGGCGAATCCCATGTCGGTCGACGATGCGCTCTACCAGATGGAGCTCGTCGGCCACGATTTCTTCCTCTTCCACGATCGTGAGACCGACCGACCGTCGGTGGTCTATCGCCGCCACGCCTTCGACTACGGCCTGATCCGGCTCGCGTAG
- a CDS encoding ferredoxin reductase has translation MSIRTMVLKSVQGVREWLEAPVAEAKMSGRTRLNALRGAAARVTTPLLPDDYLHLINPLWSARELRGRIVSVRKETTDAVTLVIKPGWGFDFKFTPGQYIGIGVLVGGRWHWRSYSLTCPPDWTDPDSRSKRLISIAVKAMPEGFLSSHLVNGVPEGTVVRLAAPQGGFVLPEPPPAKVLFLTAGSGITPVMAMLRTMDRRGSWPDVVHVHSARTADDVLFGAELSELHDKHPSFTSHRHLTAEHGKFGLDRLDELFPDWRERETWACGPLGMLDDIEKHWAAAGLSDKLHIERFEVERSAVGQGGTVTFGRSGRTATVDGATTLMQAGEDAGVQMPFGCRMGICQTCVVSLTDGHVRDLRNGAEHQAGEKIQTCVSAAAGDCTLDV, from the coding sequence ATGAGCATCCGCACGATGGTCCTGAAATCCGTACAAGGCGTCCGGGAATGGTTGGAGGCACCGGTCGCCGAGGCGAAGATGTCCGGCCGGACGCGGCTGAACGCGCTGCGCGGCGCGGCCGCCCGGGTCACCACCCCGCTGCTGCCGGACGACTATCTGCACCTGATCAACCCGCTGTGGTCGGCGCGCGAGCTGCGCGGGCGCATCGTGTCGGTGCGCAAGGAGACCACCGACGCGGTCACGCTGGTCATCAAGCCGGGCTGGGGGTTCGATTTCAAGTTCACGCCCGGTCAGTACATCGGCATCGGCGTGCTGGTCGGGGGCCGCTGGCACTGGCGCTCCTACTCGCTGACCTGCCCGCCGGACTGGACCGATCCCGACAGCCGGTCCAAGCGGCTGATCTCCATCGCGGTCAAGGCGATGCCGGAAGGTTTCCTGTCCAGCCACCTTGTCAACGGGGTCCCCGAGGGGACCGTCGTGCGGCTGGCCGCACCGCAGGGCGGTTTCGTGCTGCCGGAGCCGCCGCCCGCGAAGGTGCTGTTCTTGACCGCGGGCAGCGGCATCACACCCGTGATGGCCATGCTGCGCACCATGGACCGGCGCGGCAGCTGGCCCGACGTGGTGCACGTGCACTCCGCCCGCACCGCCGACGACGTGCTGTTCGGCGCCGAGCTGAGCGAACTGCACGACAAGCATCCGAGCTTCACCTCGCACCGGCATCTGACCGCCGAGCACGGCAAGTTCGGCCTGGACCGGCTCGATGAGCTGTTCCCGGACTGGCGCGAGCGCGAGACCTGGGCCTGCGGCCCGCTGGGCATGCTCGACGACATCGAAAAGCACTGGGCCGCAGCAGGTCTCAGCGACAAGCTGCACATCGAGCGGTTCGAGGTGGAACGCTCCGCGGTCGGGCAGGGCGGCACCGTCACCTTCGGCCGCAGCGGGCGCACAGCGACCGTCGACGGCGCCACCACGCTGATGCAGGCCGGTGAGGACGCCGGTGTGCAGATGCCGTTCGGTTGCCGCATGGGCATCTGCCAGACCTGTGTCGTGTCTCTCACCGACGGCCACGTGCGCGATCTGCGCAACGGCGCGGAACATCAAGCCGGGGAGAAGATTCAGACCTGCGTCTCGGCCGCCGCCGGGGACTGCACCCTCGACGTGTAG